Proteins encoded by one window of Alkalinema sp. FACHB-956:
- a CDS encoding RodZ domain-containing protein: MRKQVLQAAKQQQAEKLAELGTRLSHARLQREMSLDDVAARTHIQVRLLRAIEEGRLSDLPEPVYVQSFIRLFGNAVGLNGVHLASEFLTNPVALPQRLNWGWLPLGQLRPAHLYLVYLALVVGAVQGLAYLMNQSASQPQLTAESLQKFKESLPVSPVPMGPSLGARAASPTTATSIEANSTGKPVRVGLVFKDQSWIRISVDGKQEFEGVLPQGTTRTWAAEKQVVVRAGNAGGVMAAFNEGQAKPLGEPGTVQEVAFPPDPKLATLPVGTVTSGDSLKF, translated from the coding sequence ATGAGGAAGCAAGTCCTCCAAGCAGCAAAACAACAGCAGGCCGAAAAGCTGGCAGAGCTGGGGACACGCTTAAGTCATGCAAGATTGCAGCGCGAAATGAGCCTGGATGATGTGGCCGCAAGAACCCACATTCAGGTGCGCTTGCTGCGGGCGATCGAAGAGGGACGGCTGTCCGATCTTCCGGAACCCGTTTATGTTCAGAGTTTTATTCGCCTATTTGGCAACGCGGTCGGACTCAATGGGGTTCACTTAGCGAGTGAGTTTTTGACCAATCCAGTCGCTTTACCCCAGCGTCTGAATTGGGGCTGGCTCCCGTTGGGACAACTGCGGCCCGCCCACCTCTATCTGGTGTATTTGGCGCTGGTAGTGGGTGCTGTACAGGGACTAGCCTATCTGATGAACCAGTCTGCTAGCCAGCCCCAACTCACGGCAGAAAGCCTCCAAAAGTTTAAAGAAAGTCTACCGGTGTCCCCTGTGCCCATGGGCCCCAGTTTGGGGGCACGGGCTGCGAGTCCCACCACTGCAACCTCGATCGAGGCAAATTCGACTGGTAAGCCAGTTCGAGTTGGATTGGTGTTTAAGGATCAGTCCTGGATCCGAATTTCGGTGGATGGTAAGCAGGAGTTTGAAGGGGTGTTACCTCAAGGCACGACTCGCACTTGGGCTGCCGAAAAACAGGTGGTTGTCCGGGCTGGGAATGCCGGTGGCGTCATGGCTGCGTTTAATGAAGGTCAGGCTAAGCCCCTCGGCGAGCCTGGAACCGTGCAAGAGGTCGCGTTTCCCCCTGACCCGAAGTTAGCGACCTTGCCTGTGGGAACAGTAACCTCTGGTGATAGTTTAAAGTTCTAA
- a CDS encoding lysophospholipid acyltransferase family protein — translation MSDPMSDSLSQPRSLQVPDREPLISLMLYHLFKWSVVSPVLHTYFRGRIYGAQNVPKRGRLLVVSNHASDFDPPIVSNCVGRPVAFMAKEELFQVPVLKQAIQAYGAYPVKRGSADRSAMKSAIASIEKGWATGIFLDGTRTRDGRIQDPKIGAAWIAAKTQSPILPVCLWGSHEIFQSGSAWPRSVPLTIRIGEIILPPTSSDRAELEAVTQQCAAVINGLHDLGR, via the coding sequence ATGTCTGATCCCATGTCTGACAGTCTTTCTCAACCGCGCTCGCTGCAGGTTCCCGATCGGGAACCCTTGATCAGCCTGATGCTTTACCACTTATTTAAGTGGTCTGTGGTCAGCCCAGTCCTACACACCTACTTTCGGGGACGCATCTATGGGGCGCAGAATGTGCCCAAGCGCGGGCGGCTGTTGGTTGTGAGTAACCACGCTAGTGACTTTGATCCACCGATCGTCTCTAACTGCGTGGGGCGTCCCGTCGCCTTCATGGCTAAGGAGGAGCTCTTTCAAGTTCCGGTGCTGAAACAGGCCATCCAAGCCTATGGCGCTTATCCGGTCAAACGGGGTTCCGCCGATCGCTCTGCCATGAAATCGGCCATTGCTTCGATCGAAAAAGGTTGGGCAACGGGAATTTTTCTGGATGGAACGCGCACCCGTGATGGCCGCATCCAAGATCCGAAAATTGGTGCAGCTTGGATTGCGGCGAAAACCCAGTCGCCGATTCTGCCCGTCTGTCTTTGGGGGAGCCACGAGATTTTCCAATCAGGATCCGCTTGGCCCCGATCTGTGCCGCTAACGATTCGCATTGGAGAAATCATTCTCCCGCCTACCAGCAGCGATCGGGCAGAGTTGGAAGCGGTGACACAACAGTGTGCAGCCGTGATCAATGGACTCCATGATTTAGGACGCTAA
- a CDS encoding ribonuclease R family protein has product MEKGTLVEFVVNGERRLAVIDRPEGKKHWVVIDERGQASTLHPRQIEYTVTGQTFKPTEIAAFSQRVQSSLDPSSLEVAWELLVEEGESTDPAALATLLFSSTDPEFCYIAHLLLAEDRLYFKQKGDRYEPRPASQVAEIQRQIALANQRQQEWEGFLTRLQQVIAGEQTPDWQPSDRPRLDALEKFAAFGDDAPNRSAAIEVLAALKRPETAQGAFRLLVELGLWSPHENLFLRHSQIPTHFPPKVQELSHQYLLSPPQDLHPDRLDLTHLKVYTIDDESTREIDDGLSIEYLPDGSERIWIHIADPTRWLLPGDPLDLEARRRSTTLYLPTGMISMFPTELATGPMSLNTGVVCCALSFGILLDADGAVSDFSIHASHIKITYRLTYADVDEMLELGVTAEPELESLAKWAKQRQLWRQSQGAISINMPESTIKVENDGEEIIIQVLDDRFSRQLVAEMMILAGEVAARYGQIHSLPLLFRNQPQPELPSDEELLQVPAGPARACAIRRCMPRSELSITPSRHASLGLDTYTQVTSPIRRYSDLLAHFQIKAHLRGESLPFSAEQMQDLVLSIASNVQEAALVERQTNRYWGLEYLRRNTHEVWSTLMLRWLREHEGLCLVLLEDLGLELAMRLNRSIELGDRFQVKVVRADPREDTIQLQEVSTLEATQMAAG; this is encoded by the coding sequence ATGGAAAAGGGAACGCTGGTTGAATTTGTTGTGAACGGAGAACGGCGTCTTGCGGTGATCGATCGCCCAGAAGGAAAAAAACACTGGGTCGTGATCGATGAACGAGGTCAAGCTTCGACGCTCCATCCACGCCAGATTGAATACACGGTTACCGGGCAGACGTTTAAGCCCACGGAAATTGCTGCCTTTTCCCAGCGAGTTCAGTCCTCCCTGGATCCTTCAAGTTTGGAAGTAGCTTGGGAACTTCTGGTAGAAGAAGGTGAGTCCACCGATCCCGCTGCATTGGCTACCTTGCTGTTTTCCTCGACTGATCCAGAGTTTTGCTACATTGCCCATCTGCTCTTGGCAGAAGATCGACTGTATTTCAAGCAAAAGGGCGATCGCTACGAACCTCGGCCTGCCAGTCAAGTCGCGGAAATCCAGCGCCAAATTGCCCTCGCCAACCAGCGCCAGCAGGAATGGGAAGGATTTTTGACCCGGTTGCAACAGGTGATTGCGGGTGAGCAAACGCCCGATTGGCAGCCCAGCGATCGTCCCCGATTAGATGCCCTCGAAAAATTTGCCGCCTTTGGTGATGATGCTCCCAATCGCAGTGCTGCGATCGAGGTCTTAGCGGCCCTCAAACGTCCTGAAACGGCACAAGGCGCATTTCGGCTTCTGGTTGAATTAGGATTATGGAGTCCCCACGAAAACCTTTTCCTTCGCCATAGTCAAATTCCTACTCACTTTCCGCCAAAGGTTCAAGAGTTGTCACATCAGTACCTCCTTTCCCCGCCACAAGACTTGCATCCCGATCGCTTAGATCTCACCCATCTGAAGGTCTACACGATCGATGATGAAAGTACGCGCGAAATTGATGATGGTCTGAGTATTGAATATTTACCCGATGGCTCTGAACGTATTTGGATCCATATTGCCGATCCGACTCGCTGGCTCCTGCCCGGTGATCCCTTAGATCTAGAAGCCCGCCGCCGCAGTACCACCCTCTATCTACCTACGGGCATGATTTCCATGTTCCCCACGGAACTGGCGACAGGCCCCATGAGTCTGAACACTGGGGTTGTCTGTTGTGCCCTCAGTTTTGGTATTTTGTTAGACGCCGATGGCGCAGTGAGCGACTTCAGTATTCACGCTAGCCACATCAAAATTACCTATCGCCTCACCTACGCGGATGTGGACGAGATGCTGGAATTGGGGGTGACGGCAGAACCGGAGCTAGAGAGCCTCGCGAAATGGGCCAAGCAGCGGCAACTCTGGCGACAATCCCAGGGGGCAATCAGCATCAACATGCCAGAATCCACCATCAAAGTGGAAAACGATGGGGAAGAAATTATTATCCAGGTGCTGGACGATCGCTTCTCCCGGCAACTGGTGGCAGAGATGATGATTTTGGCTGGAGAAGTTGCTGCTCGCTATGGTCAAATCCATAGCCTACCGTTGCTATTTCGCAATCAGCCCCAACCTGAACTGCCATCCGATGAAGAGTTATTACAAGTTCCGGCGGGGCCTGCGAGAGCTTGTGCCATTCGGCGCTGTATGCCTCGGAGTGAACTGAGCATCACCCCCTCTCGCCATGCCAGCTTGGGGCTGGATACCTATACACAGGTCACCTCACCGATTCGGCGCTACAGTGACTTACTTGCTCACTTCCAAATCAAAGCCCATTTGCGAGGAGAATCGCTGCCGTTCTCTGCGGAACAAATGCAAGATTTAGTCTTGAGCATTGCCAGTAATGTTCAAGAAGCGGCTTTGGTGGAGCGCCAAACCAATCGCTACTGGGGACTGGAGTACCTTCGACGCAACACCCACGAAGTCTGGTCTACCCTAATGCTGCGCTGGCTCCGCGAACATGAAGGTCTGTGCTTAGTCCTGCTGGAAGACTTGGGTCTGGAACTAGCCATGCGTCTCAACCGTTCGATCGAATTGGGCGATCGCTTTCAAGTTAAAGTTGTGCGAGCCGATCCTCGTGAAGATACGATTCAGCTCCAAGAAGTCTCCACCCTGGAGGCAACTCAGATGGCAGCAGGTTAG
- a CDS encoding beta-ketoacyl-ACP synthase III, producing the protein MERVGLAIIGCGSASPAVSLDNDGLSQVVETSDEWIATRTGIRRRCLADPGYSLAQLGAAAAAKALEMAGVAPEEVDLILLATSTPDDLFGTASVIQARLGATRAVSFDLTAACSGFVFGLVTAAQFIRTGVYRNVVLIGGDILSRWVDWSDRRTCVLFGDGAGAVVIQADPIDRLLGFELHSDGSQNACLNLAYQGESKVLTPDVTIAQGGYRPITMNGQEVYKFAVRKVPEVMEKTFFHAGLDAAEIDWVVMHQANQRILDAVADRLSIPREKVISNLAKYGNTSAASIPLALDEAVRDGRIQPGNKIAMSGFGAGLTWGAAVVQWGK; encoded by the coding sequence TTGGAACGGGTTGGACTTGCAATTATTGGCTGTGGCTCAGCATCTCCCGCAGTATCCCTGGATAACGATGGCCTCAGCCAGGTCGTTGAAACCTCCGATGAATGGATTGCCACTCGCACGGGCATCCGTCGGCGCTGCCTAGCGGATCCTGGTTATTCCCTAGCCCAGCTGGGGGCTGCGGCTGCGGCCAAAGCTCTGGAGATGGCTGGAGTGGCTCCGGAAGAGGTCGATCTGATTCTCCTAGCAACTTCTACCCCCGATGATCTGTTTGGCACTGCATCGGTGATTCAAGCGCGGTTGGGTGCAACCCGTGCCGTTTCCTTTGATTTGACGGCGGCTTGTTCTGGGTTTGTCTTTGGGTTGGTCACAGCAGCCCAGTTTATCCGCACTGGGGTATATCGCAATGTGGTGCTGATTGGGGGGGATATTTTGTCGCGCTGGGTGGACTGGAGCGATCGCCGCACCTGTGTGTTATTTGGCGATGGTGCAGGCGCTGTGGTCATCCAAGCAGATCCGATCGATCGCTTACTGGGCTTTGAATTGCACAGTGATGGCAGCCAAAATGCCTGCTTAAATTTGGCCTACCAAGGGGAATCCAAGGTTCTCACTCCAGACGTGACGATCGCCCAAGGGGGATATCGACCCATCACCATGAATGGGCAAGAGGTCTACAAGTTTGCCGTTCGCAAGGTGCCGGAAGTCATGGAGAAAACCTTCTTCCATGCAGGACTGGATGCCGCCGAGATCGATTGGGTGGTCATGCACCAAGCAAACCAACGGATTTTGGATGCTGTGGCCGATCGACTCTCCATTCCCCGCGAAAAAGTTATTAGTAACCTAGCCAAGTATGGCAATACCTCCGCCGCTTCCATTCCCCTTGCGCTGGATGAAGCGGTACGAGATGGCAGAATTCAGCCCGGAAACAAAATCGCGATGTCTGGTTTTGGGGCTGGTTTGACCTGGGGGGCTGCAGTGGTTCAGTGGGGGAAGTAA
- a CDS encoding DUF2288 domain-containing protein, with the protein MATLREELTESIDEAEWSWLAPHLARDVVIVVTEGLDLVDVGLAIAQDDSVAVGRWITEQLVAKPTVEQLETWPQTKRLQALIVQPYVLVQEISGPS; encoded by the coding sequence ATGGCAACCCTACGCGAAGAATTAACGGAATCGATCGATGAGGCGGAGTGGTCTTGGTTGGCTCCCCATCTGGCTCGGGATGTTGTCATTGTCGTGACCGAGGGGCTGGACTTGGTAGACGTGGGCTTGGCGATCGCGCAAGATGACTCCGTTGCGGTTGGACGCTGGATTACGGAGCAACTTGTGGCTAAGCCTACTGTGGAACAGTTAGAGACTTGGCCCCAAACCAAGCGTCTGCAAGCCCTGATTGTTCAACCCTATGTTCTCGTCCAGGAAATTTCTGGGCCCTCGTAG
- a CDS encoding DUF2079 domain-containing protein, giving the protein MGPKTITLPKKLILLTVVSTIGLFCCSSLRHAWFWSGAFDLGYFDQAAYLISQGQPPIVSFWGYHFLGGHGDWILYPIGLLYRIVPTVYWLLAIQALSLSLGHLTTWLVARQAGLSEAKSWAIVLAYGLYPLVFNLNLFDFHPEVIALPLILLAVWAARADRLGLFAGCLVVILGCRDALAITVAAMGVWLWFFEKRQRAGAIAIAWGLGWFIFVTQILIPHFRPDGVEAVRRYAFLGDSLPEVIANLFLQPGLVLGRVFSGETIGYLALLLLPLFWVLNPRFLAPTIVGLPNFIINVLSNSPAQRDLVHQYSLPILPFLLLAGIACLAADRPILLRQPRWIIAWSLFGFLCLAKYSYFGWKFLDRLDTSAAVQTALAQIPPQAAVLTTHDIVPHLTHRAQIDFTKGDYSLRLDRFDAVLLNLKHPGFGSDRNYAHVVLQQAQNTPSLQRIFTQDEVYLFLRNFPDHPKE; this is encoded by the coding sequence ATGGGGCCTAAGACTATTACTCTTCCAAAAAAACTCATTCTTCTGACGGTTGTCAGCACGATCGGTCTTTTCTGTTGCAGCAGTTTACGCCATGCCTGGTTTTGGTCAGGGGCGTTTGATCTGGGATATTTTGACCAAGCTGCTTATTTAATTAGCCAAGGCCAGCCCCCGATCGTATCTTTTTGGGGCTATCACTTCCTGGGAGGCCACGGGGATTGGATCCTCTATCCGATCGGGCTGCTCTATCGCATCGTTCCGACGGTTTATTGGCTGTTGGCGATCCAAGCACTCTCCCTATCCCTTGGTCATCTCACCACTTGGCTTGTGGCGCGGCAAGCGGGATTAAGTGAGGCTAAATCCTGGGCGATCGTGCTGGCCTATGGGCTCTATCCCTTGGTATTTAATCTAAACCTGTTCGATTTCCATCCTGAAGTCATTGCCTTGCCGCTAATCTTGCTTGCGGTTTGGGCCGCCAGAGCCGATCGCCTTGGGCTATTTGCAGGATGTCTAGTGGTGATTTTAGGATGCCGGGATGCCCTAGCCATTACCGTTGCGGCCATGGGCGTTTGGCTCTGGTTTTTTGAAAAACGGCAGCGGGCGGGGGCGATCGCGATCGCATGGGGCCTCGGCTGGTTTATTTTTGTCACGCAAATTTTGATTCCCCATTTTCGCCCGGATGGGGTGGAAGCCGTGAGACGCTATGCCTTTTTAGGGGATTCTCTGCCGGAGGTGATTGCCAATCTGTTTCTACAACCCGGTTTAGTGTTGGGTCGCGTTTTTTCCGGTGAAACGATCGGGTACTTAGCCCTGCTGCTCCTACCCCTATTCTGGGTACTCAATCCCAGATTCCTAGCCCCGACGATCGTGGGATTGCCGAATTTCATCATTAACGTTCTGTCGAACTCCCCGGCTCAACGGGATTTAGTTCATCAGTATTCTCTGCCAATTCTGCCGTTCTTACTGCTTGCCGGAATTGCCTGCCTTGCTGCCGATCGTCCCATTTTGCTCCGCCAACCTCGCTGGATCATTGCTTGGTCGCTTTTTGGATTCCTCTGTCTGGCGAAATATAGCTACTTTGGCTGGAAATTCCTCGATCGTTTGGATACATCAGCCGCCGTACAGACTGCCCTAGCCCAAATCCCCCCCCAGGCTGCGGTACTGACCACCCATGACATCGTGCCCCACCTGACCCATCGGGCCCAAATTGACTTCACTAAGGGCGACTATTCTTTACGGCTCGATCGTTTTGATGCGGTGCTATTGAATCTCAAACATCCGGGATTTGGCAGCGATCGAAACTATGCTCACGTTGTCCTACAGCAGGCTCAAAACACCCCTTCCCTCCAGCGCATCTTTACCCAGGATGAAGTCTATCTTTTTCTCCGTAATTTTCCGGATCATCCCAAAGAGTGA
- a CDS encoding FHA domain-containing protein — translation MPEAHSLPASILKVPNLLNDEISTLEKSATYIGEDGDNDQPFASELRYSYYIQATRIEHRAFLTTNLPTMGEAQVTDVGSTWLIGRSRNCAIVVPDRSISRCHAVISHDPQYGFYVMDVGSSNGTFLNQQRLAVLKRYPIKDGDILTLCHLRTEFFIHPR, via the coding sequence ATGCCCGAAGCTCATTCACTTCCGGCTTCAATCCTCAAAGTACCTAACCTCTTAAATGACGAGATTTCCACCTTAGAGAAATCTGCGACATACATTGGAGAAGACGGTGATAACGACCAGCCGTTCGCGTCTGAACTCCGTTATTCCTACTACATCCAAGCCACTCGGATTGAGCATCGGGCTTTCCTGACGACCAATCTGCCCACCATGGGCGAAGCTCAGGTGACGGATGTGGGCTCCACCTGGTTGATTGGCCGGAGTCGCAATTGCGCGATCGTGGTACCGGATCGATCGATCTCCCGTTGCCATGCCGTCATCAGCCATGATCCTCAGTACGGCTTCTATGTGATGGACGTCGGTAGCAGCAATGGCACCTTCCTCAATCAGCAGCGTTTAGCGGTGCTCAAACGATACCCAATCAAAGATGGCGATATTCTCACGCTCTGTCATCTGCGCACTGAATTTTTTATCCACCCTCGCTAG
- the fabD gene encoding ACP S-malonyltransferase translates to MTKTAWVFPGQGSQAVGMGIDLLDIPAAKARFEAASEILGWSVIDRIQGDEAELSRTLYTQPCLYIVETILADRLKLAGEKPHLVAGHSLGEYSALYAAGVFSFETGLQLIQTRSQLMDSASDGQMAALLGFNREQLETAIGQTEGVVLANDNNDGQVVISGTPAAVDAVIASVKCKRAVKLNVSGAFHSPLMADAAAKFNQALDAIAFQDATVPVLSNTDPTPSTDGAVLKDRLSKQMTGSVRWREISLQLPEEGITRVVEVGPGKVLVGIIKRTCGDLTFSTVGTAEDLAATALA, encoded by the coding sequence ATGACTAAAACCGCGTGGGTGTTTCCTGGCCAGGGTTCACAGGCCGTTGGAATGGGGATAGATCTTCTGGATATCCCTGCTGCTAAAGCTCGATTTGAAGCAGCAAGCGAGATTTTGGGTTGGTCGGTGATCGATCGGATCCAAGGGGATGAAGCGGAACTCTCCCGAACACTGTACACCCAGCCCTGCCTTTACATTGTTGAAACCATTCTGGCCGATCGCCTCAAGCTGGCCGGGGAAAAACCGCATTTAGTGGCAGGGCACAGCCTGGGAGAATATTCTGCCCTCTACGCAGCGGGCGTGTTTAGCTTTGAAACGGGCTTGCAGTTGATCCAAACCCGATCGCAACTGATGGATAGTGCCTCTGATGGCCAAATGGCAGCACTCCTAGGGTTTAACCGGGAGCAACTGGAAACCGCGATCGGTCAAACGGAAGGGGTGGTTCTGGCCAATGATAATAACGATGGCCAGGTCGTGATTTCGGGAACGCCTGCCGCTGTGGATGCCGTGATTGCCTCGGTGAAGTGTAAACGGGCCGTCAAACTGAATGTCAGCGGAGCTTTCCATTCCCCTCTGATGGCCGATGCCGCTGCGAAATTTAATCAAGCTTTGGATGCGATCGCGTTCCAGGATGCCACGGTGCCTGTGCTGTCTAATACCGACCCCACTCCCAGCACCGATGGAGCTGTTCTCAAAGATCGTCTGAGCAAGCAAATGACCGGATCGGTGCGCTGGCGGGAAATTTCTCTGCAACTGCCCGAGGAAGGGATTACCCGCGTGGTAGAAGTCGGCCCCGGTAAAGTTCTCGTCGGTATTATCAAACGGACATGCGGCGACCTCACCTTCTCCACGGTGGGCACTGCCGAAGATTTGGCTGCTACTGCCTTGGCCTAA
- a CDS encoding pseudouridine synthase, which produces MEERLQKVISQWGVASRRQAEQMILEGRVRVNGQVAQLGQRADPSVDHIQVDDQLLQPVQRPQTIYLLLNKPIGVVSTCWDPQNRPTVLSLLPKDLQSSQGIHPVGRLDTQSTGALILTNDGELTFGLTHPSHQVPKTYQVWVEGHPSFSCLRRWREGIMLEGRKTLPAKVEVLKQRSDRTLLQIILSEGRNRQIRKVADLLGHTVIHLHRVAIGTITLDSPAHPPLSPGQYRSLTEAEILFLQRQLHLLSIRATATSKEQRL; this is translated from the coding sequence ATGGAAGAGCGGTTACAGAAAGTCATATCTCAATGGGGCGTTGCTTCCCGCCGTCAGGCTGAACAGATGATTCTGGAAGGTCGGGTTCGGGTGAATGGCCAAGTGGCTCAGTTAGGGCAAAGGGCTGATCCCTCCGTCGATCACATTCAAGTGGATGATCAGCTACTCCAGCCCGTTCAACGCCCCCAGACGATTTACCTTCTGTTGAACAAGCCGATCGGGGTCGTCTCCACCTGTTGGGATCCGCAGAATCGGCCCACCGTTTTAAGTCTGCTACCCAAGGACTTACAGAGTAGTCAAGGAATCCATCCAGTGGGACGGCTAGACACTCAATCCACCGGGGCTCTGATTTTGACCAATGACGGCGAATTGACCTTCGGGCTAACCCATCCTAGTCATCAAGTGCCTAAAACTTACCAAGTGTGGGTGGAAGGCCATCCGTCCTTCAGTTGCTTGCGACGGTGGCGTGAGGGAATTATGTTGGAAGGACGTAAAACTTTACCTGCTAAAGTGGAAGTCCTGAAGCAGCGTTCCGATCGCACACTTCTGCAAATCATTTTGTCGGAGGGGCGAAATCGCCAAATTCGCAAAGTTGCTGATCTCCTGGGACACACCGTGATTCATCTCCATCGGGTGGCGATCGGAACAATCACCTTAGATTCGCCGGCCCATCCCCCCCTGTCTCCCGGACAGTATCGATCTCTCACGGAAGCTGAAATTCTTTTCTTACAACGCCAACTTCACTTACTATCGATTAGGGCGACAGCCACGAGCAAGGAGCAGAGGTTATGA
- a CDS encoding peptidoglycan DD-metalloendopeptidase family protein translates to MKFVPMKFVVPYLPGQRRFRQLWRLMVPLLALVGTLAAIVIAQPSIAFQASVTPNNPILGDTLSVVVPGAAESTIVRMNGQTYSAFDLGNGQMRALLPTTPLDKPGPLKIQVESGADSQTLTVNLKNRSFPTQSIWLPPGQDGNVSDWEYDRVDAFKKIVSPQKLWNGKFLRPNNGPVTTGYGVRRYYNGVFANDYYHRGVDYAGNSGSAVIAPADGKVALIGYEKDGFKVHGNVIGLDHGQGVTSIYLHLSRIKVKEGDFVKAGQTIGTLGSTGASTGPHLHWGLYVHGQSIDPVPWRETGFN, encoded by the coding sequence ATGAAGTTTGTGCCCATGAAGTTTGTAGTCCCCTATTTGCCAGGGCAACGGCGGTTCCGGCAACTCTGGCGGCTGATGGTGCCCTTGCTTGCTTTAGTTGGAACTCTGGCCGCGATCGTGATTGCACAGCCATCCATTGCTTTCCAAGCCTCAGTGACCCCCAATAATCCCATTCTGGGAGATACCCTCTCGGTGGTGGTTCCGGGAGCAGCGGAGAGCACGATCGTTCGCATGAATGGCCAAACCTATTCTGCCTTTGACCTGGGAAACGGGCAGATGCGAGCACTACTACCAACGACGCCTCTCGATAAACCAGGCCCTTTGAAAATTCAGGTGGAATCCGGAGCAGACAGCCAAACCCTGACGGTTAATCTGAAAAATCGATCGTTCCCCACCCAAAGCATTTGGCTACCCCCAGGTCAGGATGGCAATGTGAGCGATTGGGAATACGATCGGGTTGATGCCTTTAAGAAAATTGTTTCTCCTCAGAAATTATGGAATGGTAAATTTCTGCGCCCCAATAATGGGCCGGTGACCACTGGCTATGGCGTGCGCCGCTACTACAATGGTGTGTTTGCCAATGACTATTACCACCGGGGCGTAGACTATGCCGGGAATTCAGGATCGGCGGTTATTGCCCCGGCGGATGGCAAAGTGGCCTTGATTGGCTACGAAAAGGATGGCTTTAAAGTCCACGGCAACGTAATTGGCCTCGACCATGGTCAAGGCGTGACCAGCATTTACCTGCACCTCAGCCGGATTAAGGTGAAAGAAGGGGATTTCGTTAAAGCCGGTCAGACGATCGGGACGTTAGGCAGTACGGGTGCTTCTACAGGCCCACACCTTCACTGGGGCTTGTATGTTCACGGTCAATCGATCGACCCGGTGCCCTGGCGGGAAACTGGGTTTAACTAG
- the plsX gene encoding phosphate acyltransferase PlsX, whose product MGSTRVRIAIDAMGGDHAPAEIVAGALKAQEAWDVDVLLVGDPQELEACLANHTYSRKPEIVPAEGVVEMSEEPGRALRRKPKASINVSMNLVKSGQADAVFSAGHSGAAMAAALLRLGRLPGIDRPAIGAVFPTMIPNKPVIVLDVGANVDCRPKYLEQFALMGTVYAQYVMGNPEPRVGLLNIGEEDSKGNEVALAANQLLRDNPHIPFIGNAEGRDVLSGQFDVVVCDGFVGNVLLKFAEAVGDILLQILKEELPRGKRGKLGTAVLRHNLRRIKQRVDHAEHGGALLLGVAGICIIGHGSSKAGTVCSAIRLAKEAVENQVLERIRSSYEETVVPAIAENS is encoded by the coding sequence ATGGGATCAACGCGGGTACGAATCGCAATTGACGCGATGGGTGGTGATCATGCTCCGGCGGAAATCGTCGCGGGCGCTTTGAAAGCCCAGGAAGCTTGGGATGTCGATGTGTTACTGGTGGGCGACCCCCAGGAACTCGAAGCCTGTTTGGCCAACCACACCTATAGCCGGAAACCAGAGATCGTGCCTGCCGAAGGGGTGGTCGAGATGTCGGAGGAACCGGGTCGTGCCCTGCGGCGAAAACCCAAGGCTTCGATCAATGTTTCCATGAATTTGGTCAAATCGGGGCAAGCAGATGCGGTCTTTTCCGCTGGCCATTCTGGGGCAGCCATGGCGGCGGCGTTGCTGCGCCTAGGTCGTCTGCCGGGAATCGATCGACCGGCGATCGGGGCGGTGTTCCCAACCATGATTCCGAATAAACCCGTGATTGTGTTAGACGTGGGCGCTAACGTCGATTGCCGTCCGAAGTATCTAGAGCAATTTGCGCTCATGGGGACGGTGTATGCCCAGTATGTGATGGGGAACCCCGAGCCTCGGGTGGGGTTGCTCAACATTGGTGAAGAGGATTCCAAGGGCAACGAAGTGGCCTTGGCTGCCAATCAACTTCTGCGAGACAATCCCCACATTCCTTTTATCGGCAACGCTGAAGGGCGGGATGTGCTATCGGGCCAGTTTGATGTTGTGGTCTGTGACGGCTTTGTGGGCAATGTCCTCTTAAAATTTGCCGAAGCGGTAGGCGATATTCTTCTGCAAATCCTCAAGGAAGAATTGCCTCGTGGCAAGCGTGGTAAGCTGGGAACCGCTGTTCTCCGCCACAATCTCCGACGCATTAAGCAGCGCGTTGACCATGCGGAACATGGGGGCGCGTTGTTGTTAGGCGTGGCTGGTATTTGCATTATTGGCCATGGCAGTTCTAAGGCTGGTACGGTCTGTAGCGCGATTCGCCTAGCCAAAGAAGCGGTGGAAAATCAGGTGTTGGAGCGGATTCGTTCCAGCTATGAAGAAACCGTAGTGCCCGCGATCGCTGAAAATTCCTAG